The window CTACTCGTTCCTCTGTGCAGTCGTCCTCCCGCTCCCCGGAGAACTGGTGCTCGCCGTACCGCTGGACCTGGGCTGGTCACCGTCGGGTGAACTCGCGGCGGTCGTCGCGGTCGCCAGCACCGCGAAGGCGGCGGGAGCGCTCGTCACCCTCGCGGTCGCCCGCGGGGCCACCACCTCCGGTCCAGTCGCGCACCTCCTCGACGTGCTGCCACGCCCTGGCGGCCGCGCCGGCGGCGGGCGCACCGGACGGCTCGCGAGACTGACCGACCGCTACGGGTATCTCGGACTCGCGGGCGCGCTTTCGGTCCCGTTCGCCCCCGACACCGCTATCCTCTACGCCTTCAGCGTGGTCGATGTCCGGAAGCCGTCGTTCGCGGCCGCCGCCTTCGTCGGAACCACGCTCCGCCTGGCCATCGTCGCCGGCGTCGCGAGCGCGCTGCTCGCGCTGTTCTGACTGCAGGTCAGCGTCCACCGACAGCCACAGGTCCCTCCGACCCATCCGCCCGCCCGTGCTGGTGTTCGTCTACGGGACGCTGACAGACCCCACCCGCGCTCGCGAGGTCCTCGACGCGACTCCCGAGTTCGTCGCCGACGCGGTCGTCGTGGGGTGCCACCGCGTCGACGGCGACTACCCGACGCTCGTTCCGGGCGGGACGTGCGCGGGCAGGCTGCTCCGGGTCCAGAAGCCCGACCTCCACCGGCTCGACGCGTACGAGGGCGTCGACCGGGGGCTCTACACCCGTGTCTCGGTTCCGTTCGAGGGGCCGGTCGGCGACGCTTCCGCGGGAACCGTCGAGACGTACGTCGGCGCCCCCGACGCGCTGGACGCTCCCGGCTCGTGGTCGGGCGAGGGGACACTCGCGGAGCGCGTGCAGGCGTACGTCGAGAACGGGGGCGTGGTCGTCCGCCGGCTCGACTGAGGGCGCGGTGCGCGGGTGCGGTGGGGTCTCGGGCGCCGTCGGTCGTTCGCCGGGCTGCTATCCGTCGTCGTCGTCCCCGTCGCTCCTGCCCACGTCGACAGGGAGGGGCTGGTCGCGGGTCTCGCCGAAGCCGGCGCTGAGGATGCGCGTCAGCGCGTCCTCGACGCGCTCGTTGGTCTCGGTGTACTCCTCCGGGTCGACCTCGATGACGAAGCCGGTGGTGATGTTGGGTGCGGTCGGCAGGAAGAGCACGTCACGGCCGTCTTCGGTCGTCTTACCGGTCTTGAACGCGGTCATCCGGAGTCCGTTCCACGTCTCGAGCTTGACCGGCGCCTGCAGTTCCTCGGTCCCCGATACCGCCGTCTCGACCGCCATCTTCGACGCGTTGTACACCACGCGCAGCCCCGGCAGCTGGTTGGCTACGTCGTCGATTCCTTCCTCGACGAGGTCCCCCAGCGCGGTCCGCATCAGGTAGCCCGCCGACAGCACCAGCAGACCGAACACGATGATGAGGACGAACACGCCGACGAGTTCCGCGAGGAACTCGCTGCCGTACACCTTGGGTGGGAGCGGGGAGGGCACCTTCGCGAGCTGGTTGTACAGCCACGCGATGATGTACGCGGTGACCAGGATGGGGAGGACGACGATGAGCCCCCGGGCGATGTCTCGTTTCCAGGACGACATTCCGTTGTGGTTCCGGAGTGTACGGCGCGTAATCAGCGTGTCCCTTGCGAGAGCACCGTTCCCGGACCGTATCGGGCCCCAACCGCTCTCCGGTGGCCCTTACCACTCCATCCCGCCGTTGACGGCCAGAATCTGCCCGGTCATGTAGCCGGCGTCCTCGCTGGCGACGAAGCGGACGATGCCGGCGACATCGTCGACGGTGGCGAAGCGGTTGAGCGGGATGCGGTCGAGGATCTTCTCCTGCACCCGCTCGGGGACCGTCTCCAGCATATCGGTGGCGACGAACCCCGGGGCCACGCAGTTTGCGGTCGACCCGCTGCTGGCCATCTCCAGTGCGATGGTCCGCGTGAAGCCGAACAGGCCGGATTTGGTGGTGGCGTAGTTGGCCTGCCCGTAGTTCCCCTGCTGGCCGACGACCGAGGAGATGTTGATGAGGCGGCCGTCCTCGGCGTCGCAGAGGTCCTCGAAGCAGGCCTTCGTGCAGTTGAACACGCCGCCGAGGTTCACGTCGACGACCCGGTCCCAGTCCTCCCGGGTCATGCTCTCGAACTTCTTGTCGACGGTGATGCCGGCGTTGTTCACCAGCACGTCGACGCCCCCGAACTCCTCGCGGACCCCCTCGACCATCGTCTGTACCTCGTCGTAGTCGGCCACGTCGGCCTGCGCCGGGACCGCCTCGCCGTCGCAGTCGTCCTCGATGTGGTCGCACACCTCGTGTGCGAGGTCCTCCGAGGAGCGGTAGTTGACCACGACGTTCGCGCCGTGTGTGCCGAGTTCCTCCGCGACCCCGCGACCGATGCCCCGGGAGGCACCGGTCACCAGACAGGTCTGTCCTTCTAGCATGGATGGACGGTGCGCACCGGGCATCAAATACGTGTCGTCGGTGCCCGAGAAGTGAGAGGTCGTCCGGATTCCCGCCGCCCGGACGGTTGCTGGCTCGTGCGGCGCTCAGTCCTGGGCCTGGATGATCCAGTCGGTCGCGCGGTCCGTCCCCACGCCGGCGAGTTCCGCGACACGTTCGGCGTCCGCGGCCGCGAGTTCCGCGATGGTCACGATATCGCCATCACGGAGCCGCTCGGCGTACGTCGGGCCGATACCGCTGATCTCCTCGAGGTCGCTCCCCTCGGCACCGGCAGGGTCGACATCCTCGGCGTGGATGTCGGCCTCGGCCTCGGTCTCGACGGTCTCCTCGATGGCCTCGGTCTCCTCCGCGATGGCCTCCTCGGGCGTGACGCCCTCCGCGAGGGCGGCCTCGTGGTCGATGTCGATATCGATGTCGCCGGCCGCCTCCACGGCTGCCTCCACCTCGGCCAGGTGCTCGGGGTCGGTGGCGGACTTCTCCAGATACCACTCCGCGACACGGGGCCAGACGTCACGGTGCGACGAGCCCGACACCGCCAGGCCGATGTGGCCGGTCGGGTACTCGATGATCTCGGTGTCGTCGCTCCCGATGACCTCGTTGAACGGCTTCGAGGACTCGGCGGGGATGAGGTGGTCGTACTCCCCCATGATCTGGAGGACGGGCATGTCGATGTTCGCCAGGTCGATGTGCTTGCCGTCCAGGTACAGCTCGTTGTTGTACAGCTTGTTGTCCTGGTAGATGTCCTCCAGGAACTGGACGTACGTGTCCCCGGCCACGTCGATTCCCTCGTCGAGCCAGCGCTCCATCCGCGCGAAGTTCTCCACGAAGTCGTCGTTCTCGACGTTGTCGAAGAAGCGGACGTACTTCGAGACGTAGTTGGCGACCGGGTCCATCAGCGCGAACCCCACGTCCAGCATCTCCGCGGGCATGTTGCCGAAGGCGTCCGGCACGTCGCGGGGGTCGTAGTACTCGTCGTCGCCCCACAGCTCGAGGACGCCGCCGGTGTCGTCGAAGCACAGGCCCGCGGCCATCAGCCCGAGCGTGCGGACCTTCTCCGGGAACAGCGCGGCGTACATCGCGGTGAAGGTGCCGCCCATGCAGTAGCCGAGGATGTTGATGGAGTCCTGGCCGGAGCGCTCCCGGACCACGTCGACGCAGTTGTCGATATAGCGCTCGACGTAATCGTTGATGGTGAGGTGCTGGTCGAGCCGTGAGGGCTCGTTCCAGTCGATGAGGTAGACGTCGTGGCCCGCCTCCAGCAGCCGCCGGACGACCGAGCGGTCGGGCTGGAGGTCCAGGATGAACGGCTTGTTGATGAGCGCGTAGACGATGAGGATGGGAACGCCGTGTTGTTCCTCGGTCTGTGACTCGTAGTGGAGCAGCTCCAGCTTGTTCTCCGAGTAGACGACCTCGCTGGGGGTCTCCCCGACCTCGACCTCCGAGAGACGGTCCAGCTGGTCGGGCAGCGCCTGGCTCGACTCCATCGCGTCCTGCATCGCCTGCATGGCCTCCTGCTGGGAGTTGAGCGCCAGCCGGAACGGGTCGAACTCCTCCCGGCCCTCGCTGGCCATCTCACTCACCCCCGTCCTCGAGGTGCTCCAGGACGCGGTCGAGCTTCTGCTCGACGGCGTGCTGGCGCCGCTCCAGCTCGACCAGCCGCTCGCCCACCTCGTCGATGTGCGAGCCGGTCGGCAGCCCCATCTCCTCGAGGGTGTCCTCGCTCAGCTCGTTCAGCTCTTCCTGCATCTCCATCATCGACTGGACGAGCTGGCCGTTGGCTGCCGCGAACGCGCTGGTGTCCATCACCTCTTTGAACGCCTCGTTGGCGCTCTGGAGCCAGATGTCGCGCAGCTCCGTGAACGACACGTCCTCGCCGGCGGCGGCGTCCTCGGTCCGCTCTAGCAGCTGCTCGGCCGCGTCCATCCACACCTCGTACGCCTGGCTGTACCCCTCCATCCCCTCCGCGAGTTCGTCCTCGGCCGGCATGGAGGACTCCATCGCTTCGGCCCACGACTGCATGAACGCCGACTGGGACTCCATGTTCTGCTCCATGGCTTCGTTCATCTGCTCGGCCATCTCCGCCCACTGCTGTCCGAAATCGTATGAATCGCTCATGGTGTTACTACCCGTTTATTGAAGGGCCAGCGCAATAAGTGTGGGTGTGGTGAGTGCCGTCGTGTGCCGCTGGCTGGCACGCGATACCAGAACACCCCGGAGAGCCCCGCTCCCCGGGGTCGGTCCCGGTGATGCCGGGCCCCGTCCGTCTCAATCGTCCTCGTCGCGCTTGCGCTTGACCGGGATGACGACTGTCTGGACGATGTCTCCCTCCTCGATGTCGAGCGCCTCGCGCTCGGCGTCCGGGATACTGATGCGGCCGCCGGACTGCACCCGTGTCTTGAACGTCGCCATCTGACTCATCGCGCTCAGTTGCGGGGCGAGGCCGCCCGCACCCCCCTCGCTGCCGGCCCCTGCCGCGCCGGCCATTCCGCCCCCGGTCAGCACCTGCTGGAGCATCCGCTGCTGCTGGCGAGTCGCGCCCTCGGCGGCCTCCTGGAGGTTCTTCAGCACGGTCGGCGTGAACAGCCCGTCGTTCTCGTCGTCTGCCATGGTTGACTCCGCTAGCGAGGGTGGATAGTTAAACGTTGCGCGATTTGCCACTCAATGGCAGCTGATACCGTCAGGTACCGAACGTGGCTGGTAAGCAGCAGCGTTTTATGAATTCGAGCCGATGGTAGGGTAACGAATGAGTTCTGGCTCCGGGTATCCGTCGGTCCTCGACTACTGGTCGCGCACCTCCGCGGCGATGGTCGAGGGGATGATTGAGGCGAACCGCGCGGCGACCACGGCGTTCACCGTGACCGCCGACTCTGACTCCGACTCCGACCCCGAGGCCGAGCGTGGCCTCCGGGCGGAGGAGCGCATCACCGCGGGCGGCGACCTCCCGGAGTGGGAGACCGATATCGAGACGGCCGGTACCAGCCGCACCCTGTCGGTCGGTGACCGTGTCCGCTTCTCGAAGCGGCTCTCCGAGGCGGATGTCGAGCGTTTCGCTGCCGCCTCCGGCGACACCAACCCCCTCCATCTCGACGAGGAGTGGGCCCAGGAGACGCGCTTCGAGGGCCGCATCGCCCACGGGACGCTCGTGGCGGGCACCATCAGCGCCGCGCTCGCGCGGCTACCGGGCGGTGTCATCTATCTCTCGCAGGACCTCGAGTTCCGCGCCCCCGTCCGCATCGGCGACCAGGTCACCGCCGACGTCGAGGTCGTCGAGGACCTCGGGAAGGACCGCTTCCGTCTCCGGACGACCGTCGAGTCCAGCGACCGGTCGGTCATCGACGGCGAGGCCGTCGTCCTCATCGAGGACGTCCCGGACCACGACTGAGACGGTTTTCAGGCCCCGGCCAGGAACCGTCGGACGCTCCGAGCGAACCGTTCGGGCGCCTCGCGCGGTGTCCAGTGACCACAGTCACCGAACACCTCCAGCGACGCGCCCGTCTCCTCGGCCGCCGTCACCGACCACGACGCCGGGAGCAGCGGGTCCTGCTTCCCGTGGACGAACAATGTCTCGGCGTCGAGTTCGTCCAGTCGGTCGGAGAAGTCCGTCCGGAGGCCGTCGGCCCGGAACTCGTCGCGCTGCCACGACGACACCGTCCGCCCGACGGCCGCCGACCCGACGGCCTCGTACACGTCGGCCACGAGGTCCTCGGGCGGTGCACTACCGGTCATCGTCCGCAGGTGCTCGCGCACGGCCGTCCGGCTGCTCCCGATTCCCGCCCACCAGCCCCGGTGGGCGAACGGCGTCCGGAGCATCGCCGCCGCCGCCGGTCGCCACGGCGCGTCGGCGCCCAGCCCGTAGCTGTTGACGAGGACGAGCCGGTCGGCGCCGTGCGCGAGCGCGTGGCCCAGCGCCACGCCGCCACCCATCGACACGCCGACCAGGGACGGCTGGTCCAGCCCGCGGTCCGTGACGAACTCTCGGGTCGCCCGCCGGAAGAACCGTGTCGTGTACGACAGCCGGGGCTTCTCGCTCCCCCCGTGACCGGGCAGGTCGGGGGCGTACACCCGCAGGTCCTCGGCCAGCGCCGGCAGGAGGTAGCGAAAGGAGACGTCGGCAGCGTCGAGGCCGATGCCGTGCAGGCAGACGACCGGCGGGGCGCCCTCGGGGCCGGCGACACGGTAGCGCAGCTCCGTCTCCTGGGGGTTGCCGCGCCCGTCGCCGGTCTCGACCGTCGTGTGGCGGATTTCGCCCGCGCTCGTCGAGTCGCTCACTGGGCGGGATTGGGGCCCCGTGGCTAACCCCGTTTCGCCTCGTTACGACGCTCGATTCGATGGGTATATGCGAATCAATACGTGAACAATCTGGATTATCCGATTACGTCCGGTACTGGTATCATATACTCGATATCAGACTATTGTGGCGGGTCTCAGATGATTACCCTCCCGGTGCGCGGGTCGCTACCGGTTCACCACCAGCAGCGCCACCCGCTCGCGGACGAGTGCCGGCAGGTCGGCGTCCGTCGCCGCCAGTTCCGCGTCGTCGATGTCGAAGAACGCCCGCACCCGCGATTCGTCGTAGTCGCCCAGCGTCTCCGCGGGTTCGACCAGCTCCCGGACCGCGTCCGCGGCGGCCGCCTCGTCCGCGTCGGCGTGCTCGCTGGCTACCAGCACGACCGCTCTCGTGGCTCCCGGACTGACCCCCATCTCGAGCGCCCGGTCGATCTGCCGGCGGCCGGCCGCGTACAGCAGAACCTCGACGGCACGGCCCCGAGCGATGCCCTCGCCGCGCTCGCGCTCGCGGTCGGCGAGTTCGACGGCTCGTTCGAGGTGCCGCCGGTCGACCACGAGTCCCGCGTCGAACGCCTGCACGGTGACGCCGTCCGCGGCGACGGCGTCCAGTTCGGCGACCAGCGCGTCCACGCCGTCGAAGACGGGGACCGCTTCGGGTGCATTCGGCTCCGCCTCACCCGCGACGTGGACGATGCCCTCGACGAGCCGCATCAGAACTCACCCAGGCTGGTCTGGTCCTCGTCGTCGGTCTCGTCCAGTACGGGTGCGGCGTCCGGGTCCGGTTCCACGCCGTCCATGTCGGGGGCGGTGTGCCCGGCCGCCTCCAGCACGCTCTCGGCGGTCTTCTCGCGGCCGCGGAGTGCACCCAGCACGACCGCCTTGTTCGCGTTCCGGAGCGCCTCGCGGTCCTCGATGCCCGCCTCGAACAGCCGGCGGGCGCGCTTGCGGCCGACCCCGCGCACGCCCGCGAGGTCGACCAGTTCCTCGCGGACGCCGTGCTGGACCCGGATGCGGGCCTCTCGCACCGCGGGCGCGATACCAAGGTCGAGTTCGGCAGCGAGCTGCTCGGCCGCGCCCAGCAGCCACTCGGCGGTGTCGACCTTCCCGCGGATGTCGCCGGGGCCGACGCCGTAGCGCTCGGTGATCCGGTCCTCCTCGACCTCGTCGGCCCAGTCCTCCAGCAGCCTGGCGGTCTTGAGCGCCGAGAGCCAGTCGTCGAACGCGTCGTCGAACTCGCTGGGGAGGCGCCCGCAGAACTCCGACTCGCGCTCGTAGGCCAGTTCCGTGAACTCTTCCTGCTCGCCCGAGCGGAGATAGAGCTGGTACATGTCCGGCGTGCGCGAGACGAGGTGATAGAGGCCGAGTGCCGTCGGGCGGCCCTCCGTGGCACGGAGGCCGTCGATTATCTCGGCGGCGCTCATCGGGTCGAGGTAGAGCCGCGAGACGGTGTGGCCCATGCCGGTGGCGCTGAGGTCGTCGCCGTCGGCGTCGATGAACCCGTTGCGCTCCAGATACGCCAGCATGTCGTCCATCACCTGCTCGAGGAAGGCGTCCTCGTCGGTCTGACTGGCGTACAGGGTCTCCTCGAGGAACTCCAGCAGCCCCTCGCGCGAGTCGGCGAACCCGGAGGCGATGGTGGCGAGCAGGTGGGTCCGCATCGCCGGCTCCGCGGCCAACTTCGACTGCACGGGCTCCGGGTCGGCCCAGACGTACCGCTCGAACAGCTCGTCCAGTTCGTCGTGGCTCTTCGCCAGCAGCAGCGCCTCCCCGTACGGGTCCATCCCTGGTCGCCCCGCACGACCCATCATCTGGTGGACCTCCAGCACCGACAGCGGCTGCATCCCACCGGCCTCGCCGGAGTAGCGTCGCCAGTCCCGCACGACGACACGCCGGGAGGGGGTGTTGACGCCCGCTGCGAGGGTGGGCGTCGCGGCGATGCACTTGACGAGGCGGTCGCGGAAGGCGTCCTCGACGAGCGAGCGCTGGTCGCTGGAGAGCCCAGCGTGGTGGAAGGCAGCCCCCTTCTCGACGGCGTCCGCGAGGTCGTCGCTGGTCTCCGTGTCGCTGGTGTCCCGGATGTCGGCGGCGACCTCGCGCAGGCGGGCGAGTTCGTCGCCGTCGAGGTGGTCGTTGGTGACGTTCGCCAGCCGTTTGGCCGCGCCCTCTGCGTTGCGGCGCGAGTTGACGAAGACGAGCGAGGAGCCGCGGCCGTCGCCGTGTCCGTCGTCGGATTCGTCGTCCGGCGTTCCGTCGCCCTCGTCCTCGTCGGGCGTCAGGGTGTCACGGACGATGGTTTCGGTGGCCTTCTCGGAGCCCTGGCTGGGGA of the Haloglomus salinum genome contains:
- the phaC gene encoding class III poly(R)-hydroxyalkanoic acid synthase subunit PhaC, whose amino-acid sequence is MASEGREEFDPFRLALNSQQEAMQAMQDAMESSQALPDQLDRLSEVEVGETPSEVVYSENKLELLHYESQTEEQHGVPILIVYALINKPFILDLQPDRSVVRRLLEAGHDVYLIDWNEPSRLDQHLTINDYVERYIDNCVDVVRERSGQDSINILGYCMGGTFTAMYAALFPEKVRTLGLMAAGLCFDDTGGVLELWGDDEYYDPRDVPDAFGNMPAEMLDVGFALMDPVANYVSKYVRFFDNVENDDFVENFARMERWLDEGIDVAGDTYVQFLEDIYQDNKLYNNELYLDGKHIDLANIDMPVLQIMGEYDHLIPAESSKPFNEVIGSDDTEIIEYPTGHIGLAVSGSSHRDVWPRVAEWYLEKSATDPEHLAEVEAAVEAAGDIDIDIDHEAALAEGVTPEEAIAEETEAIEETVETEAEADIHAEDVDPAGAEGSDLEEISGIGPTYAERLRDGDIVTIAELAAADAERVAELAGVGTDRATDWIIQAQD
- a CDS encoding AbrB/MazE/SpoVT family DNA-binding domain-containing protein — protein: MADDENDGLFTPTVLKNLQEAAEGATRQQQRMLQQVLTGGGMAGAAGAGSEGGAGGLAPQLSAMSQMATFKTRVQSGGRISIPDAEREALDIEEGDIVQTVVIPVKRKRDEDD
- a CDS encoding MaoC family dehydratase — protein: MSSGSGYPSVLDYWSRTSAAMVEGMIEANRAATTAFTVTADSDSDSDPEAERGLRAEERITAGGDLPEWETDIETAGTSRTLSVGDRVRFSKRLSEADVERFAAASGDTNPLHLDEEWAQETRFEGRIAHGTLVAGTISAALARLPGGVIYLSQDLEFRAPVRIGDQVTADVEVVEDLGKDRFRLRTTVESSDRSVIDGEAVVLIEDVPDHD
- a CDS encoding beta-ketoacyl-ACP reductase yields the protein MLEGQTCLVTGASRGIGRGVAEELGTHGANVVVNYRSSEDLAHEVCDHIEDDCDGEAVPAQADVADYDEVQTMVEGVREEFGGVDVLVNNAGITVDKKFESMTREDWDRVVDVNLGGVFNCTKACFEDLCDAEDGRLINISSVVGQQGNYGQANYATTKSGLFGFTRTIALEMASSGSTANCVAPGFVATDMLETVPERVQEKILDRIPLNRFATVDDVAGIVRFVASEDAGYMTGQILAVNGGMEW
- a CDS encoding DUF502 domain-containing protein → MSSWKRDIARGLIVVLPILVTAYIIAWLYNQLAKVPSPLPPKVYGSEFLAELVGVFVLIIVFGLLVLSAGYLMRTALGDLVEEGIDDVANQLPGLRVVYNASKMAVETAVSGTEELQAPVKLETWNGLRMTAFKTGKTTEDGRDVLFLPTAPNITTGFVIEVDPEEYTETNERVEDALTRILSAGFGETRDQPLPVDVGRSDGDDDDG
- the cgi121 gene encoding KEOPS complex subunit Cgi121 — its product is MRLVEGIVHVAGEAEPNAPEAVPVFDGVDALVAELDAVAADGVTVQAFDAGLVVDRRHLERAVELADRERERGEGIARGRAVEVLLYAAGRRQIDRALEMGVSPGATRAVVLVASEHADADEAAAADAVRELVEPAETLGDYDESRVRAFFDIDDAELAATDADLPALVRERVALLVVNR
- a CDS encoding poly(R)-hydroxyalkanoic acid synthase subunit PhaE; translation: MSDSYDFGQQWAEMAEQMNEAMEQNMESQSAFMQSWAEAMESSMPAEDELAEGMEGYSQAYEVWMDAAEQLLERTEDAAAGEDVSFTELRDIWLQSANEAFKEVMDTSAFAAANGQLVQSMMEMQEELNELSEDTLEEMGLPTGSHIDEVGERLVELERRQHAVEQKLDRVLEHLEDGGE
- a CDS encoding gamma-glutamylcyclotransferase family protein, coding for MLVFVYGTLTDPTRAREVLDATPEFVADAVVVGCHRVDGDYPTLVPGGTCAGRLLRVQKPDLHRLDAYEGVDRGLYTRVSVPFEGPVGDASAGTVETYVGAPDALDAPGSWSGEGTLAERVQAYVENGGVVVRRLD
- a CDS encoding ATP-dependent DNA helicase; this encodes MNVSEVAGVPEWLPEHLRADGIEELYPPQAEAVEAGVTQGDSLVASVPTASGKTLVAELAMLSAVQRGGKALYIVPLRALASEKRDEFEEFSRYGVDIGVSTGNYESEERWLREKDIIVATSEKVDSLVRNDASWLSRLDCVVADEVHLVDDSQRGPTLEVTLAKLRRINPGLQVVALSATIGNADALADWLDAALVDSDWRPIELRKGVHFGEALHFDDGSQEHLPSQGSEKATETIVRDTLTPDEDEGDGTPDDESDDGHGDGRGSSLVFVNSRRNAEGAAKRLANVTNDHLDGDELARLREVAADIRDTSDTETSDDLADAVEKGAAFHHAGLSSDQRSLVEDAFRDRLVKCIAATPTLAAGVNTPSRRVVVRDWRRYSGEAGGMQPLSVLEVHQMMGRAGRPGMDPYGEALLLAKSHDELDELFERYVWADPEPVQSKLAAEPAMRTHLLATIASGFADSREGLLEFLEETLYASQTDEDAFLEQVMDDMLAYLERNGFIDADGDDLSATGMGHTVSRLYLDPMSAAEIIDGLRATEGRPTALGLYHLVSRTPDMYQLYLRSGEQEEFTELAYERESEFCGRLPSEFDDAFDDWLSALKTARLLEDWADEVEEDRITERYGVGPGDIRGKVDTAEWLLGAAEQLAAELDLGIAPAVREARIRVQHGVREELVDLAGVRGVGRKRARRLFEAGIEDREALRNANKAVVLGALRGREKTAESVLEAAGHTAPDMDGVEPDPDAAPVLDETDDEDQTSLGEF
- a CDS encoding alpha/beta fold hydrolase, whose amino-acid sequence is MSDSTSAGEIRHTTVETGDGRGNPQETELRYRVAGPEGAPPVVCLHGIGLDAADVSFRYLLPALAEDLRVYAPDLPGHGGSEKPRLSYTTRFFRRATREFVTDRGLDQPSLVGVSMGGGVALGHALAHGADRLVLVNSYGLGADAPWRPAAAAMLRTPFAHRGWWAGIGSSRTAVREHLRTMTGSAPPEDLVADVYEAVGSAAVGRTVSSWQRDEFRADGLRTDFSDRLDELDAETLFVHGKQDPLLPASWSVTAAEETGASLEVFGDCGHWTPREAPERFARSVRRFLAGA